The following are from one region of the Lacinutrix sp. Bg11-31 genome:
- a CDS encoding 2-isopropylmalate synthase: protein MSNNNIQIFDTTLRDGEQVPGCKLNTEQKVVIAAQLDLLGVDVIEAGFPVSSPGDFKSVEAISKIVKNATVCGLTRAVENDIKVASEALKHAKKPRIHTGIGTSDSHIVHKFKSNRETIIERAFQAVKYAKSFVEDVEFYAEDAGRTENEYLARVCEAAIKAGATVLNIPDTTGYCLPSEYGAKIKYLKENVKGIEKAILSCHCHNDLGLATANSIEGVINGARQIECTINGIGERAGNTALEEVVMVLKQHPYLNLDTNIKTEMLYGMSQLVSDSMGIYTQPNKAIVGANAFAHSSGIHQDGVIKNRETYEIINPKDVGVTESAIVLTARSGRAALAYRAKNVGYELTKLQLDDVYANFLSFADRKKEVNDKDIHQIIETSNMYREIISA from the coding sequence ATGTCAAATAATAACATACAAATTTTCGATACAACGCTTCGTGATGGAGAACAAGTTCCTGGTTGCAAACTAAATACTGAACAAAAAGTAGTCATCGCAGCACAATTAGATTTATTAGGAGTGGATGTTATAGAAGCTGGCTTTCCTGTCTCTAGTCCAGGTGATTTTAAATCTGTTGAAGCGATTTCAAAAATAGTAAAAAACGCAACTGTTTGTGGTTTAACACGAGCTGTAGAAAATGACATAAAAGTGGCTTCGGAAGCATTAAAACATGCTAAAAAACCGAGAATACATACTGGTATTGGGACTTCAGATTCTCATATTGTTCATAAATTCAAATCTAATAGAGAAACAATTATCGAGCGTGCTTTTCAAGCCGTAAAGTATGCTAAGTCTTTTGTTGAAGATGTTGAGTTTTATGCAGAAGATGCTGGTCGTACAGAAAACGAATACCTAGCCAGAGTTTGCGAAGCAGCGATAAAAGCTGGAGCAACAGTATTAAATATTCCAGACACAACAGGTTACTGCTTACCAAGTGAATATGGTGCAAAAATTAAATACTTAAAAGAAAACGTAAAAGGTATTGAAAAAGCTATTTTATCTTGTCATTGCCATAACGATTTAGGCTTAGCAACTGCAAATTCTATTGAAGGTGTAATAAATGGAGCAAGACAAATTGAGTGTACTATTAATGGTATTGGAGAACGTGCAGGAAATACAGCTTTAGAAGAAGTTGTTATGGTTTTAAAACAACATCCTTATCTTAATTTAGATACTAATATTAAAACCGAAATGTTATACGGAATGAGCCAGTTGGTCTCAGATAGCATGGGAATTTACACGCAACCTAACAAAGCAATTGTTGGCGCAAATGCTTTTGCCCACAGTTCTGGAATTCACCAAGATGGTGTGATTAAAAACCGCGAAACTTACGAAATTATAAACCCTAAAGATGTTGGCGTAACAGAATCTGCTATTGTTTTAACAGCAAGAAGCGGTCGTGCTGCTTTAGCTTACAGAGCTAAAAATGTTGGTTACGAATTAACCAAGCTACAATTAGATGATGTTTATGCAAATTTTTTAAGCTTTGCAGATAGAAAGAAAGAAGTAAACGATAAAGATATTCACCAAATTATCGAAACTAGTAACATGTATAGAGAAATTATATCTGCCTAA
- the leuC gene encoding 3-isopropylmalate dehydratase large subunit, translating into MSKKTLFDKVWDAHVVDSIENGPQILYIDKHLIHEVTSPQAFNELEDRGIAVFRPNQIVATADHNTPTENQHLPIKDLQSRNQLEQLSTNCKKNNITLYELGHKYNGIVHVMAPELGFTQPGMTMVCGDSHTSTHGAFGTIAFGIGTSQVAQVFASQCLLLTKPKSLRVTVNGKLKNGVLPKDVILYIISKLGTNSGTGYFCEYAGDVFENMTMEGRMTVCNMSIEMGARGGMIAPDQTTFDYVQGREYAPKGDAFDKKVAYWKTLPTDEGAAFDKEYTFDAEDIEPMITYGTNPGMGIKISENIPNNKDTSFVKSLEYMNFEAGESLINKQINYVFIGSCTNSRIEDFRVAAKYIDGKQKADNVTAWLVPGSKQVETQIINEGLKDIFDAAGFELRQPGCSACLAMNDDKIPQGEYCVSTSNRNFEGRQGQGSRTILASPLVAAAAAIAGKIVDVTENIETLEFA; encoded by the coding sequence ATGAGTAAAAAAACATTATTCGATAAAGTCTGGGATGCACACGTGGTCGACAGTATAGAAAACGGTCCACAGATACTTTATATAGACAAACACTTAATACACGAAGTAACAAGCCCGCAAGCTTTTAATGAATTAGAAGATCGCGGAATTGCTGTTTTTAGACCAAATCAAATTGTAGCAACTGCAGATCACAACACACCAACAGAAAATCAACATTTGCCAATTAAGGACTTACAGTCTAGAAATCAATTAGAGCAACTGTCTACAAACTGTAAAAAAAACAATATTACACTATACGAATTAGGGCACAAATACAATGGTATTGTACACGTAATGGCTCCAGAGCTAGGATTTACACAACCAGGAATGACAATGGTTTGTGGAGATAGCCACACCTCAACACATGGTGCTTTTGGTACTATCGCTTTTGGTATTGGAACTAGCCAAGTAGCACAGGTTTTTGCAAGCCAATGCCTACTACTTACAAAACCAAAAAGCTTACGAGTTACCGTTAATGGCAAGCTTAAAAATGGCGTATTACCTAAAGATGTTATTCTTTATATTATATCAAAATTAGGCACCAATTCTGGTACTGGTTATTTTTGTGAGTATGCAGGAGATGTTTTTGAAAACATGACTATGGAAGGCAGAATGACAGTTTGTAATATGAGTATAGAAATGGGAGCTCGTGGTGGCATGATTGCTCCAGACCAAACTACTTTCGATTATGTTCAAGGACGCGAATACGCACCAAAAGGAGATGCTTTCGATAAAAAAGTAGCTTATTGGAAAACATTACCAACAGACGAAGGTGCTGCTTTTGATAAAGAATACACTTTTGATGCTGAAGATATAGAACCTATGATTACCTACGGAACAAATCCAGGTATGGGAATTAAAATCTCAGAAAACATCCCAAATAATAAAGACACTTCATTTGTAAAGTCTTTAGAGTACATGAATTTTGAAGCTGGCGAAAGCTTAATTAACAAGCAAATAAATTATGTATTTATTGGTAGTTGCACCAACTCTAGAATCGAAGATTTTAGAGTAGCAGCAAAATATATAGATGGTAAACAAAAAGCAGATAATGTAACTGCATGGTTGGTTCCTGGAAGCAAGCAAGTAGAAACACAAATTATTAACGAAGGCCTAAAAGACATTTTTGATGCTGCTGGATTCGAGCTAAGGCAACCTGGTTGCTCTGCTTGTTTAGCAATGAACGACGATAAAATACCACAAGGCGAATATTGCGTATCAACTTCAAATAGAAATTTTGAGGGCAGACAAGGTCAAGGTTCTAGAACCATTTTAGCAAGCCCTTTAGTAGCAGCTGCAGCAGCAATTGCTGGAAAAATAGTAGATGTAACAGAAAATATTGAAACATTAGAATTCGCATAG
- the leuD gene encoding 3-isopropylmalate dehydratase small subunit → MEKFTTLTSRAIPLDIANVDTDQIIPARFLKATDKKGFGDNVFRDWRYNKDGSENSKFSLNNTNYSGSILVAGDNFGCGSSREHAAWALVGYGLKVIVSSFFADIFKGNALNNGLLPVQVTEDFLNKLLNTVKNNPDTKIIVNLELQTISAGDKLETFDIDPYKKTCMINGYDDIDYLLSKKTEIEAFENALG, encoded by the coding sequence ATGGAAAAATTTACAACATTAACATCGAGAGCAATACCTTTAGATATTGCGAATGTAGATACAGACCAAATTATTCCTGCGCGTTTTTTAAAAGCGACAGATAAAAAAGGTTTTGGAGATAACGTTTTTAGAGATTGGCGTTATAATAAAGATGGCTCTGAAAATTCTAAATTCTCTTTAAACAATACAAATTACTCTGGAAGCATATTAGTTGCTGGAGATAATTTTGGTTGCGGCTCTAGTCGTGAGCATGCAGCGTGGGCTTTAGTTGGTTATGGCCTTAAAGTAATTGTATCTAGCTTTTTCGCAGATATTTTTAAAGGAAATGCACTTAACAATGGATTGTTACCTGTTCAGGTTACCGAGGATTTTTTAAATAAATTACTAAATACAGTAAAAAACAATCCTGACACAAAAATTATAGTTAATTTAGAATTACAAACTATTTCTGCAGGTGATAAATTGGAAACTTTTGACATTGACCCATACAAAAAAACATGTATGATTAATGGTTACGACGACATCGATTACTTGCTTAGTAAAAAGACAGAGATTGAAGCGTTTGAAAATGCACTTGGTTAA
- the leuB gene encoding 3-isopropylmalate dehydrogenase, whose translation MKLNIAVLPGDGIGPEVTKQAIKVLKAIALEFDHTFLFKEALVGAVAIDEHNNPLPDNTLELCKTSDAILFGAIGHPKYDNDPSAKVRPEQGLLKLRKELGLYANIRPVKAYDTLLDKSPLKREIIEGTDISIYRELTGGIYFGEKKLSEDGNTASDLCEYSRGEIERIAHLAFKAAQSRSKKVTLVDKANVLETSRLWRRVVTELATQYPDVTLEYLFVDNAAMQMILNPKQFDVILTENLFGDIISDEASVTGGSIGLLASASVGDKYAMFEPIHGSYPQATGKGIANPVASILSATMLLEHFDLHEEAELIKEAVEKSLKLNVTTPDLNTIYDNVSTSKVGDFIADFISNPKDSNLNFTNIHLGQSTII comes from the coding sequence ATGAAATTAAACATTGCAGTTTTACCAGGAGATGGCATTGGTCCAGAAGTAACCAAGCAAGCGATTAAAGTTTTAAAAGCAATTGCTTTAGAATTTGACCATACGTTTTTATTTAAAGAAGCATTGGTTGGTGCAGTTGCTATAGACGAACACAACAATCCTTTACCAGATAACACTTTAGAGCTTTGCAAAACGAGTGACGCTATTTTATTTGGCGCTATTGGTCATCCAAAATACGACAACGATCCAAGTGCTAAAGTGAGACCAGAACAAGGCTTACTTAAACTTAGAAAAGAATTAGGCTTATATGCAAATATTAGACCTGTAAAAGCATACGATACGTTACTAGACAAATCGCCTTTAAAAAGAGAGATTATTGAAGGCACAGATATTAGTATTTATAGAGAATTAACTGGTGGCATCTATTTTGGTGAAAAGAAACTAAGTGAAGATGGAAATACAGCTTCAGATTTATGTGAGTATTCTCGTGGAGAGATTGAACGCATTGCGCACCTAGCTTTTAAAGCTGCGCAAAGCAGAAGCAAAAAAGTAACATTGGTTGACAAAGCTAACGTTTTAGAAACATCGCGTTTATGGCGAAGAGTTGTTACCGAACTAGCAACGCAATATCCAGATGTAACATTAGAATATTTATTTGTTGATAATGCTGCTATGCAAATGATTTTAAACCCAAAACAGTTTGATGTTATTTTAACCGAAAACTTATTTGGCGATATAATTAGCGATGAAGCTAGTGTTACTGGTGGTTCTATTGGCTTATTAGCTTCAGCTTCGGTTGGAGACAAATATGCAATGTTCGAACCTATTCATGGATCGTATCCACAAGCAACTGGAAAAGGCATTGCTAATCCTGTAGCTTCTATTTTAAGTGCTACTATGTTATTGGAGCATTTTGATTTACATGAAGAGGCAGAATTAATTAAAGAGGCTGTAGAAAAATCTCTAAAACTGAATGTTACTACTCCAGATTTAAATACTATTTACGATAACGTTTCTACTTCTAAAGTTGGTGATTTTATTGCAGATTTTATTAGCAATCCTAAAGATTCGAACCTTAATTTTACAAATATCCATTTAGGACAATCCACAATTATTTAA
- a CDS encoding phosphoenolpyruvate carboxylase, which translates to MPIQPKLTRFNQNVLAKYQIYNSIFMTLPFDTITKTGALLPLFHETCKKGFAKQDNPTAIVETFFKKYQSSRSPESQTNLLFKFIQYIERQVVLFDAIEDAAFPLVNNMDGIGTLRSLKESATAENKLETLKAYLEEFKVRIVLTAHPTQFYPGSVLGIITDLTEAIRENDLLKINDLLAQLGKTPFFKHEKPTPYDEAVSLIWYLENVFYKSFGSIYDYIQQNIFDGAHIDNDIINIGFWPGGDRDGNPFVTPEITLKVANRLRETVIKNYYRDVRRLKRKLSFQGVEERVTILERELYKMITNQEPNLTLDSFTSELKEIKEIIIDKHQSLYVTEVNSLLNKVHLFGFHFANLDIRQDSRKHEQYFNDMVNTLIESGSTIFPKNYHDLPENEQVQILSKVEGEVDLSLIKDEETLKALNTMKAIKTIQTTNGEVAANRYIISNNQTTLHVMQLFAMLKLVAFQDKLTVDVGPLFETITDLENAPQVMEELYTNPQYAAHLKSRGNKQTIMLGFSDGTKDGGYLMANWAIYKAKENLTTISRQHGITVIFFDGRGGPPARGGGKTHNFYASLGPTIEDKEVQLTIQGQTISSNFGTLDSSQYNLEQLISSGIHNSLSDKDLSMLPENRAVMTDLSERSYEAYSAFKAHPKFISYLEHMSTLKYYAKTNIGSRPSKRGKAEGLVFEDLRAIPFVGSWSQLKQNVPGFFGVGTALKHYEDTNTFEKAQKLFKTSDFFKTLIENSMMSLSKSFFDLTKYMSEDEEYGGFWNVIYEEYKTSKRLLLKLTGYTELMQEEPAGSASIAVRESIVLPLLTIQQFALKKIQELEKAEVRDDAQIAIYEKLVTRSLFGNINASRNSA; encoded by the coding sequence ATGCCTATACAACCAAAACTTACACGGTTTAATCAAAATGTTTTAGCAAAGTATCAAATATACAATAGTATATTTATGACACTTCCTTTCGATACCATAACAAAAACAGGCGCACTTTTACCACTCTTTCATGAGACTTGCAAAAAAGGTTTTGCAAAGCAAGATAACCCAACAGCTATTGTTGAGACGTTTTTTAAAAAGTACCAATCTAGTCGCTCTCCAGAGAGTCAGACCAATTTACTATTTAAATTTATTCAATATATAGAACGCCAAGTTGTATTGTTTGATGCTATTGAAGATGCTGCTTTTCCATTAGTAAACAACATGGATGGTATTGGAACCTTACGTAGTTTAAAAGAAAGTGCTACAGCCGAAAATAAACTAGAAACACTTAAAGCGTATTTAGAAGAGTTTAAAGTTCGTATTGTACTAACCGCACATCCAACACAATTTTACCCAGGTTCGGTTTTAGGTATTATTACAGATTTAACCGAAGCTATTCGTGAAAATGATTTACTTAAAATAAATGATTTATTAGCACAACTAGGGAAAACACCATTTTTTAAACATGAAAAACCAACGCCTTACGATGAGGCTGTGAGTTTAATATGGTATTTAGAAAATGTGTTCTACAAATCTTTTGGATCTATTTACGATTACATTCAACAAAATATTTTCGACGGAGCACATATTGATAACGATATTATTAATATTGGTTTTTGGCCTGGAGGAGACAGAGATGGAAATCCATTTGTAACTCCAGAAATAACTTTAAAAGTTGCCAATAGATTACGCGAAACAGTTATTAAAAATTATTATCGCGACGTAAGACGTTTAAAAAGAAAATTATCTTTTCAAGGTGTCGAAGAACGTGTGACTATTTTAGAGCGTGAGCTTTACAAAATGATTACGAATCAAGAACCTAACTTAACTTTAGATTCATTTACTTCGGAATTAAAAGAAATAAAAGAAATAATTATAGATAAGCATCAATCACTTTATGTTACAGAAGTGAACAGTTTATTAAATAAAGTTCATCTCTTCGGATTTCATTTTGCTAATCTAGATATTCGTCAAGATAGTAGAAAGCATGAGCAGTATTTTAACGATATGGTAAACACCCTAATTGAAAGCGGTAGCACTATATTCCCGAAAAACTATCATGATTTACCAGAAAATGAACAAGTGCAAATTTTATCTAAAGTTGAAGGTGAAGTTGATTTATCTTTAATTAAAGATGAAGAAACCTTGAAAGCTTTAAACACAATGAAAGCTATAAAAACCATTCAAACCACGAATGGCGAAGTAGCTGCAAACCGTTATATTATTAGTAACAACCAAACAACACTGCATGTTATGCAATTGTTTGCTATGCTAAAACTAGTAGCATTTCAAGATAAATTAACAGTTGATGTTGGACCTTTATTCGAAACTATTACCGATTTAGAGAATGCACCTCAAGTCATGGAAGAGCTATATACTAATCCACAATATGCTGCACACTTAAAATCAAGAGGAAACAAGCAAACTATTATGCTTGGTTTTAGTGATGGAACTAAAGATGGTGGCTATTTAATGGCAAATTGGGCAATCTATAAAGCCAAAGAAAACCTAACTACAATCTCAAGACAACACGGTATTACTGTTATTTTCTTTGATGGTCGTGGTGGACCTCCAGCACGTGGTGGCGGAAAAACTCATAATTTCTATGCCTCTCTTGGACCAACAATTGAAGATAAAGAAGTACAATTAACAATACAAGGACAAACGATTAGTTCTAATTTTGGAACTTTAGATTCGTCTCAATACAACTTAGAGCAATTAATTAGTTCTGGTATTCACAACAGTTTAAGCGATAAAGATTTGAGCATGCTTCCTGAAAACAGAGCAGTAATGACCGATTTATCTGAGCGTAGCTACGAAGCTTACTCTGCATTTAAAGCACACCCAAAATTTATTTCGTATTTAGAACACATGAGCACTTTAAAATATTATGCAAAAACTAATATTGGAAGCCGCCCATCTAAACGAGGAAAAGCAGAAGGTTTAGTATTCGAAGATTTAAGAGCCATACCATTTGTTGGCTCTTGGAGCCAGTTAAAACAAAATGTACCAGGATTTTTTGGTGTTGGTACAGCACTTAAGCATTACGAAGACACTAATACATTTGAAAAAGCTCAGAAATTATTTAAAACTTCAGACTTCTTTAAGACCCTTATTGAAAATAGTATGATGTCTTTATCTAAATCATTTTTCGATTTAACAAAATACATGAGCGAAGATGAAGAATATGGTGGATTTTGGAATGTTATTTATGAAGAATACAAAACGTCTAAACGCTTACTTTTAAAGCTTACTGGATACACAGAACTTATGCAAGAAGAACCTGCAGGAAGCGCATCTATTGCAGTTAGAGAATCTATTGTTTTACCATTATTAACGATACAACAATTTGCATTGAAAAAAATTCAGGAACTTGAAAAAGCTGAAGTTAGAGATGATGCTCAGATTGCTATTTATGAAAAATTAGTAACGCGTTCGTTGTTTGGTAATATTAATGCTAGTCGTAATTCCGCTTAA